A genome region from Arthrobacter sp. V1I9 includes the following:
- a CDS encoding M4 family metallopeptidase → MHVPFCSIIPPYLLRRLARQDAPEFSAAARAAKEALGHVRSVQAARMQAAPDVPAGVRQAKPGPSNRSVFDAAGSETLPGKLVRKEGEHATGDPATDEAYDGLGHTHRLYADVFGRNSIDGRGLPLNATVHFGKLYDNAFWDGTQMVFGDGDGEVFERFTRSLSVIGHELAHGVTQHSAGLVYRNQAGAINESMSDVFGALVEQYVKDQSVTEASWLIGEGLFTPEVEGRALRSMKAPGTAYDDDVLGKDPQPDSMDTYVRTSADNGGVHINSGIPNRAFYLVAEQLGGNAWDSPGRIWYETLTGGDLPTGATFTVFARATAATAGELFGSDSKEHDAVRNAWETVKVKL, encoded by the coding sequence ATGCACGTTCCGTTCTGTTCCATCATTCCGCCATACCTGTTGAGGCGGCTGGCCAGGCAGGACGCCCCGGAGTTTTCCGCGGCCGCACGAGCGGCCAAAGAAGCCTTGGGCCACGTCCGCTCTGTCCAGGCAGCCCGCATGCAGGCCGCCCCCGACGTCCCGGCAGGAGTGCGCCAGGCTAAACCAGGACCATCAAACCGCTCGGTTTTCGACGCCGCCGGCTCGGAAACCCTCCCGGGCAAACTCGTCCGCAAGGAGGGAGAGCACGCCACGGGGGATCCTGCAACTGACGAAGCCTACGACGGGCTGGGCCACACGCATCGGCTGTACGCTGACGTCTTTGGAAGGAACTCGATCGACGGCCGGGGCCTGCCCCTGAACGCCACCGTGCACTTCGGCAAGCTCTACGACAACGCTTTCTGGGACGGGACCCAGATGGTCTTCGGCGATGGTGACGGGGAGGTCTTCGAACGGTTCACCAGGTCCCTCAGCGTCATCGGCCACGAGCTTGCACACGGGGTTACCCAGCACTCCGCAGGCCTGGTGTACCGGAACCAGGCCGGGGCCATCAACGAGTCGATGTCAGATGTTTTTGGTGCACTTGTGGAGCAGTACGTGAAGGACCAGTCGGTCACGGAGGCCAGTTGGCTCATCGGCGAGGGGCTTTTCACGCCCGAGGTGGAAGGGCGCGCCCTGCGGTCCATGAAAGCTCCCGGAACCGCGTACGACGACGACGTGCTGGGTAAGGATCCGCAGCCAGACTCCATGGACACTTACGTAAGGACGAGCGCGGACAACGGCGGTGTCCACATCAACTCAGGCATCCCCAACCGGGCGTTCTACCTCGTGGCGGAACAGCTGGGCGGAAACGCCTGGGACTCCCCCGGGCGCATCTGGTACGAGACGCTCACCGGCGGTGATTTGCCCACGGGCGCAACCTTCACCGTCTTTGCCCGCGCCACGGCTGCTACGGCTGGGGAGCTTTTCGGTTCTGATTCAAAAGAGCATGACGCCGTGCGAAACGCGTGGGAAACTGTGAAGGTCAAACTCTAA